The sequence below is a genomic window from Pseudobdellovibrionaceae bacterium.
GTTAAGTCTACTTGTTTTGGATCTACTAAAATTAATTTTAAAGAATCTGGTGTATGCCTAAAAATAAAACTACACAAAGTCGATACCGTAAACACCGACTTTCCCGAGCCCGTAGAGCCTGCCACTAACATATGAGGTATTTTTCGTAAATCCACAGTGTTTGGAAAGCCACCCACATCTCTTCCTAAAGATATAGGTAAATAAGAATCTTCCGTCCAAAATTTTTTGTCTGCAACAATGTCTTTTAAATACACCGTTTCGCGACTGACATTAGAGGTTTCAATGCCCACAACATTTCGCCCCGGAATAGGGGCAATAATCCGAACCGACTCACTACTTAAAGCTAAAGATAAATCATCGGCAAGGTCAGTGATGCGACTAACTCGAACATTAATGTTTGGTTTAAATTCAAATAAAGTTACCGCTGGGCCTGGCAGAGCATTTACTATTTCCCCAGACACATTAAATTGTTCTAGTTTTTGTTTTAACAGTGCTGCCTTTTCTTTAATCTCTGCGGGAGTCACTTTTTCTCTTATTAAAGGGGGGTCTGATAAAATAGATATTTTAGGTAATGTCCAGTGGCCTAGTTTTCTTTTCACCGACACTTTCATTTTTACTTTTCGTTTCTTTTTACTAGGCTTAGCAACTAAAACTTCGTCGTCGCCCTCGCTCTCTTCTTCCCACTCTTCTTCCTCTTCCTCGCCTTCTTCCTCTTCTTCTTCTTCGCCTTCTTCTTCCAGTTGCTCATCGTTGGCATCTTCTTCTAGTTCCTTTGCCGACAAAGAGGAAATTTGTGTACTTCCTGTTTTCCATAAAGCTCTTGCTTTTAATAAAAAAAACAAACACACAATTTTAGTCCATCGCAGTGGTAAAAATACGGTTTGAAAAAATGTTTTGCTAAAAATAAATGTAACGCCTTTCCAAAGAATGCCTGACAAATGCTTTAAAGATTTTTTGGTTAATCCTAAGGTCACAATAAACAGCCCCGCCCATAAACTAATAACCAAACCCCACCAGTTTAAAGTTTTAATTAGTGAATTAACTACAAAGCTGCCTACCGCCCCTCCCACAACAATATTTTTATAAAAAATACTATCCATAAAATGCGCTTGCGATAAAGAACACAAAATAACGCTTAAGCTTAAGTATAAAAAGGCTAGTTTAAAATCAAAGGCCACCTGTTGAGAGCGAAAGGTTTTGTAAGACAAGTTACCCGCCATAAGCACAAAAACCCAAGAAAATAATCCAAACATTTTATAAAGCATGTAGGCAACAGTAGAGCCTAAAAAACCAAAAAGATTATGAATGGATGCATTTGTCCAAAAAAGCATAGACGGATCTTTTGGATGATACGAAAACAAAGAGACCCCTAAAAAAATAGTAAAACTTAGCCACAGCACTCCGCGAATGTCTCTTTGAAAATCAGCATAAGTCATGTATGTTAGTGTACACTACTTAAAAGGTAAAAAAAGTCTGGTTTTGAAAAAAATAGTAAAAGTTAACGAAATTTTTTTTAGTCTTCAAGGGGAAAGTAGCAAGATGGGCTTGCCTACTATTTTCATTCGCCTGTCTGGTTGCCACCTTCGGTGCCAATACTGTGATACAAAATACGCCTATCATAAAGGGGAGCAGCTAGATATTTTAACGCTTATGCAAAAAATACAAAAGTACCCCAGCAAACATGTTTGTATTACGGGGGGGGAACCTTTGTTGCAAAAAGATGTGTACCCTTTAATGACGCAACTGTGTGATAAATCTTATCACGTTTCCCTAGAAACTAGTGGAGACAAAAGTACAGTGCTGGTAGACTCTCGAGTAAAAAAAATTATTGATATAAAAACTCCTCACAGCAAGGCCTGTGCCCCTGTTCACAAGGATAACCTAAAAAACCTGTTTAATACGGAGTTAAAGTTTGTAATTTGCTCTGACGAAGACTTTGATTGGGCAGAGAAATTTATCCAAGAAAACCATTTAACCCACTCTAAGGTTTTGTATTCGCCCTCTTGGGGTGAAATCACAGCTACGCACTTAGCAGAAAAAATTTTAGCCGCTGGATCGTCTGCCCAGCTACAAATTCAACTACACAAATATTTATGGCCCAATAAGCAACAAGGCGTTTAAAAAATACAAAAAAAAACCTATGGCAATACTGTCATTTTTTGACCAGGGCAACTTGACAACAGAAAACCTTGCCATTGCTAGGCCTGCAAGATAAAACACACTCAAAATCACTAAGAATTACAAATAGGACACTAATGAATTCCGACTTTTTTAGACATTCTAGCATGGGTCCATCTCAAAATAGTGCCGACAAAGACCTTTCCCATTATAGTTGTTCTGATCATCTTTTTGTAGCCGATATTACAGAGACTAGCTTAGAAGAAATAATTTACTGCAAGCTAGAATACTTATTTAAAAATTCTGTTTTAGATGATGTAGAAAATTTATTTGATATTTTAAAAGAACAAATGGAAAGACCTTTAATTGAGCTGGCTTTAAAAAAACATAAGGGCAACCAATTAAAAGCAGCACATCTTTTGGGTTTCAGTCGCAATACATTAAAAAAGAAAATTACCGATTACCAAATTTGTATTAAAAAACATACTCGGTTTATTTCCCAATAAAATATGAC
It includes:
- a CDS encoding DNA translocase FtsK, translated to MTYADFQRDIRGVLWLSFTIFLGVSLFSYHPKDPSMLFWTNASIHNLFGFLGSTVAYMLYKMFGLFSWVFVLMAGNLSYKTFRSQQVAFDFKLAFLYLSLSVILCSLSQAHFMDSIFYKNIVVGGAVGSFVVNSLIKTLNWWGLVISLWAGLFIVTLGLTKKSLKHLSGILWKGVTFIFSKTFFQTVFLPLRWTKIVCLFFLLKARALWKTGSTQISSLSAKELEEDANDEQLEEEGEEEEEEEGEEEEEEWEEESEGDDEVLVAKPSKKKRKVKMKVSVKRKLGHWTLPKISILSDPPLIREKVTPAEIKEKAALLKQKLEQFNVSGEIVNALPGPAVTLFEFKPNINVRVSRITDLADDLSLALSSESVRIIAPIPGRNVVGIETSNVSRETVYLKDIVADKKFWTEDSYLPISLGRDVGGFPNTVDLRKIPHMLVAGSTGSGKSVFTVSTLCSFIFRHTPDSLKLILVDPKQVDLTIFDDIPHLLTPVIRDPKKAVRVLNWAIKEMEKRYRSMSQFNARGLDAFNSHVKKFSEKQILKHFEFNQDCAKRESYYYEEQPYIVIVVEEFADLMAVDKSNVEQAVVRLAQMARACGIHLILAMQSPRKDVVTGLIKTNIPGRVSFKVASKTDSRIILDEGGAERLLTRGDMLFLAPGISKPKRYHGPWLPDEDISKLINFWKNQGDPLYDEKAMQFLNGKSEEHKEGFSMGDADEQDERYEEILQAVSSMKMVSASLLQRKFRLGYPRAARMIELFEQAGIVGPPQGSKPRQVLANNPDAEA
- a CDS encoding radical SAM protein, which produces MVKVNEIFFSLQGESSKMGLPTIFIRLSGCHLRCQYCDTKYAYHKGEQLDILTLMQKIQKYPSKHVCITGGEPLLQKDVYPLMTQLCDKSYHVSLETSGDKSTVLVDSRVKKIIDIKTPHSKACAPVHKDNLKNLFNTELKFVICSDEDFDWAEKFIQENHLTHSKVLYSPSWGEITATHLAEKILAAGSSAQLQIQLHKYLWPNKQQGV
- a CDS encoding site-specific DNA inversion stimulation factor; its protein translation is MGPSQNSADKDLSHYSCSDHLFVADITETSLEEIIYCKLEYLFKNSVLDDVENLFDILKEQMERPLIELALKKHKGNQLKAAHLLGFSRNTLKKKITDYQICIKKHTRFISQ